The Perca fluviatilis chromosome 24, GENO_Pfluv_1.0, whole genome shotgun sequence genome has a window encoding:
- the LOC120554780 gene encoding cyclic nucleotide-gated cation channel beta-1-like, with product MGKCQYSITTIPGTGANGPPLTLELESEVLVSCWNILILPCLKFTLFCLQDLTKGFAQTWSKGEEKEEGEEEDEGEGEEEEDNVDEEEDNDTSAETEGRSSSLDDWTEKQTEETLTAKPEELKEESVPDGEQKAAAISEQADTTGGEKTDDGTKPANGTADSNSKSQSGSNKKLSLFRRLSFSRSKQTSDRDQTPAQGAISGDAAVRGGPLSSSAAAAAGSSEPETNRGGAPSGARGPRSGACTML from the exons ATGGGGAAGTGCCAGTACTCCATTACTACCATACCAGGCACCGGGGCTAATGGCCCTCCACTTACT CTTGAGCTTGAATCTGAAGTTCTCGTGTCTTGTTGGAATATACTGATACTTCCATGTCTTAAATTCACTCTTTTTTGTTTACAGGATTTGACAAAAGGATTTGCTCAGACGTGGAGCAAAggtgaagagaaagaagaaggagaagaggaagacgaaggagagggagaggaagaggaggacaaTGTTGACGAAGAAGAGGATAATGATACGTCAGCCGAGACGGAGGGACGGTCCTCGAGTTTGGACGACTGGACAGAGAAGCAGACGGAGGAGACTCTGACCGCT AAGCCTGAAGAGCTGAAAGAAGAATCTGTCCCCGACGGAGAGCAGAAAG CAGCTGCAATCAGCGAGCAGGCTGACACCACAGGTGGAGAAAAGACAGACGATGGCACCAAACCGGCCAATGGGACAGCAGACAGCAACTCCAAAAGCCAATCAGGCTCCAACAAAAAG CTGTCTCTCTTCAGGCGGCTGTCCTTCTCCAGGTCCAAGCAGACCAGCGACAGGGACCAAACCCCAGCGCAGGGAGCCATCAGCGGGGACGCAGCCGTCCGGGGAgggcctctctcctcctccgctgctgctgctgctgggagcaGCGAGCCAGAGACAAACCGAGGCGGAGCGCCGTCCGGAGCCAGGGGCCCTCGCTCTGGAGCCTGCACCATGCTCTGA
- the rpgrb gene encoding LOW QUALITY PROTEIN: retinitis pigmentosa GTPase regulator b (The sequence of the model RefSeq protein was modified relative to this genomic sequence to represent the inferred CDS: substituted 2 bases at 2 genomic stop codons): protein MAGEPEDEIPESGAVFTFGKSKFADNAPSKFWLKNDVPLKIACGDEHTALITENGKLFMFGSNNWGQLGLGSKLTVNKPTCVKALKSEKVEFVACGRNHTLISTAQGKVLASGGNSEGQLGLGDCEERTAFQRIGFFDSRGPIKMLAAGSNTSAALTESGQLFMWGDNTEGQIGLGKESHAASPQEVSVGQPISWVSCGYYHSALVTVDGALYTFGESDSGKLGLGTDQLPRHRVPQRVKGVKEPVTQVACGGGHTVALTEDDVFTFGLGQFGQLGHGTFVFQSPLPQPVQHFKKGRVQQVACGENNTAVITDSGLLYTFGDGRHGKLGLGEENFTNQFKPTLCPRFLKYTVQAAXRGCHWSKLMRPLPAQXYRDVELLGDTANSSALQRSISARVRRRERERSPDQFGAMFRTLPTVLPGCLHPPLPVSSQTSPPRLPPPELSHRKLLNGSHQHRKAGAKHQERTGGEADSAVESVTDSDSVKGLGETSDFLNMTHVIKMDPGDKTLTLAPVHKRKGKHGKTTKVQKESPIKERKSRESKAASPRRALPPEGLRSHSARSRASRSPQRHKTTNQNKENLIMAMEELQRKPSRDKPSVGDIRKAASKPRLRPAQGKSRLMEVGRKLEPDWKQSPDARQTVSGVASEPAGKVKPSKPVHVQSKPIAVQSQRAGVSSPGNRTHSPASQLADALDEESSSSSRPLAQVKQKSKSKESTALSKKSKKEKKEAQSKIETPKKLDLLAGAASLAAGAVVMHEVASRSCLSSPSPSPSESSRGVLKDGTAQSRSQESESYTDDFSNKSAVSINIIPESPEGGTSQGKKETSQGKKETSQRKKGTSQREEETSQREEETSQGEEGTSQGEEGTSQDISEEESKDSAMVRQEEADEDEEGQRTSTGVSEEEEEDEDEEGQRTSAGVSEEEEEDVSRSIEKVTEEEEDEDSDTLQPEDELETDVEEERSAEEEEEEEEASGTTGSESAVETESKASRGGDAEEEEEESEVEEEWSHETESRGESEEKEEGEEEEEGDVEEEGESESLKSEEETEKSESESEREGGEEEEESSGAEEEEEESSEEEKSKKEESEDEEEEGEEEEEEEAGEESSAEEESEKGESEAEEEGAEEEEEESSEEEESEKEESEQEEGEEEEEEEGEEEGSENEKQEEEEEEEEEEEEGEAEEESVEEKESEEEEEGEEEEGEAEEESVEEKESEEEEEGEEEEGEEGEEEEEEEGEVDNKEEEGEEEEEEEEEEEEVVKKPESAVVQRVVSGRKGRSGVKGQAADESEEFWDDVLPRYLNLK from the exons ATGGCAGGGGAGCCAGAGGACGAGATACCAG aaTCAGGAGCGGTTTTCACTTTTGGAAAGAGCAAATTTGCCGACAACGCCCCCAGTAAATTCTGGCTTAAAAATGACGTCCCCTTAAAGATAGCCTGTGGGGACGAGCATACCGCCTTAATAACAG AAAATGGGAAACTCTTCATGTTTGGTAGCAACAACTGGGGCCAGCTCGGCCTGGGATCCAAACTGACGGTGAACAAGCCTACTTGTGTCAAAG CTCTAAAGTCTGAGAAAGTTGAGTTTGTGGCCTGTGGGAGAAACCACACTCTCATCTCCACAG CCCAGGGGAAGGTGTTGGCGTCGGGGGGGAACAGCGAGGGCCAGCTGGGGCTCGGGGACTGTGAGGAGAGAACGGCCTTCCAGAGGATCGGCTTCTTCGATTCACGCGGTCCAATCAAAATGCTCGCTGCCGGCTCAAACACCTCCGCCGCTCTCACAG AGAGCGGTCAACTGTTCATGTGGGGCGACAACACGGAGGGTCAGATCGGTTTGGGGAAGGAGAGCCACGCCGCGTCGCCACAGGAAGTCAGCGTGGGCCAACCAATCAGCTGGGTGTCCTGTGGATACTACCACTCTGCCTTAGTCACAG ttGACGGCGCTCTGTACACGTTTGGGGAGAGCGACAGCGGGAAGCTGGGCCTGGGCACCGACCAGCTGCCGCGGCACCGAGTCCCGCAGCGCGTGAAGGGCGTCAAGGAGCCGGTGACTCAGGTGGCCTGTGGAGGGGGACACACGGTGGCACTCACAG AGGACGACGTGTTCACGTTCGGCCTCGGCCAGTTCGGACAGCTCGGTCACGGGACGTTCGTCTTCCAGTCGCCGCTGCCGCAGCCGGTCCAACACTTCAAGAAGGGACGAGTGCAGCAGGTGGCCTGCGGAGAAAACAACACTGCTGTCATCACAG ACAGCGGTTTGCTATACACGTTTGGAGACGGCAGACACGGGAAACTGGGCCTGGGAGAAGAGAACTTCACCAACCAGTTCAAACCAACTCTGTGTCCGCGCTTCCTCAAGTACACCGTTCAGGCA GCTTAACGCGGCTGCCATTGGAGCAAGCTAATGCGACCATTACCTGCACAATGATACCGTGATGTGGAGCTGCTGGGGGACACGGCCAACTCCTCCGCCCTGCAGAGGAGCATCTCTGCCCGGGTCCGCAGGAGGGAGAGG gagaGATCTCCGGACCAGTTCGGCGCCATGTTCCGCACGCTGCCCACCGTGCTGCCCGGCTGCCTCCACCCGCCGCTGCCCGTCTCCAGCCAGAcctccccacccagactgcCTCCGCCCGAGCTGAGCCACAGGAAGCTGCTCAACGGCTCTCACCAACACAGGAAGGCAGGGGCAAAGCACCAGG AGCGGACAGGAGGCGAGGCtgacagcgctgtggagagCGTGACGGACAGCGACAGCGTTAAAGGCCTGGGAGAAACCTCCGACTTCCTCAACATG ACACATGTGATAAAGATGGACCCGGGGGATAAAACTCTCACTCTGGCTCCGGTTCACAAG AGGAAGGGTAAGCACGGTAAGACCACTAAAGTACAGAAAGAAAGCCCAATAAAGGAGAGGAAGTCCCGTGAGAGCAAGGCTGCCTCTCCCCGCCGGGCGCTCCCTCCCGAGGGCCTGAGGAGCCACAGCGCTCGCTCTCGGGCCTCTCGGAgcccacagagacacaaaacaaccaacCAGAACAAAGAGAATCTGATCATGGCCAtggaggagctgcagaggaAACCTAGTAGAGACAAACCGAGTGTCGGGGACATAAGGAAGGCGGCGTCCAAGCCGCGGCTCAGGCCAGCTCAGGGGAAAAGCCGGCTGATGGAGGTCGGCAGGAAGCTGGAACCAGACTGGAAACAAAGTCCTGACGCCAGGCAGACAGTTTCAGGCGTCGCCTCTGAACCTGCAGGGAAAGTTAAGCCGTCTAAACCTGTCCATGTTCAGAGCAAACCCATCGCCGTGCAGAGTCAGCGTGCAGGAGTTAGTTCGCCAGGTAACCGCACACACTCACCTGCGTCTCAGCTGGCCGATGCTCTGGATGAAGAGAGCTCCAGTAGCTCGCGACCGCTCGCACAGGTTAaacaaaaatctaaatctaaagaGAGCACAGCTTTGTCTAAAAAGtctaagaaagaaaaaaaagaggctcaGTCAAAAATAGAAACACCGAAAAAGCTCGACCTGCTGGCTGGAGCGGCCTCTCTGGCGGCGGGGGCGGTGGTAATGCATGAGGTGGCGTCCAGAAGCTGTTTAAGCTCGCCGTCGCCATCCCCATCCGAGAGCAGCCGCGGCGTCCTGAAAGACGGCACGGCCCAATCACGGAGCCAGGAGTCTGAATCCTACACCGACGATTTCAGCAACAAATCAGCTGTCAGCATCAACATCATACCGGAGAGTCCTGAGGGTGGGACGAGTCAGGGCAAGAAGGAAACGAGTCAGGGCAAGAAGGAAACGAGTCAGAGAAAGAAGGGAACGagtcagagagaggaggaaacgagtcagagagaggaggaaacgaGTCAGGGAGAGGAGGGAACGAGTCAGGGAGAGGAGGGAACGAGTCAGGATATAAGTGAGGAGGAGAGTAAGGACTCTGCAATGGTCAGACAGGAAGAAGCGGATGAAGATGAGGAAGGGCAGAGAACGAGCACTGGAGTcagtgaggaggaagaggaggatgaagatgaggaAGGGCAGAGAACGAGCGCAGGAGTCagcgaggaggaagaggaggatgtcaGTCGCAGTATCGAGAAagtaacagaagaagaagaagacgaagaCAGCGACACTCTGCAACCAGAGGATGAGTTGGAAACAGATGTCGAAGAGGAGAGAAGTgccgaggaagaggaggaggaagaggaagcgaGTGGGACGACAGGAAGTGAAAGTGCAGTCGAGACAGAATCAAAAGCGAGCAGAGGAGGCGAtgcagaagaggaggaggaggaaagcgAGGTAGAGGAAGAGTGGAGTCacgagacagagagcagaggagagtctgaagagaaggaggaaggtgaggaagaagaagagggggaTGTGGAAGAGGAGGGTGAAAGTGAGTCCTTAAAGAGTgaggaagagacagaaaagagtgagtcagagagcgagagagagggaggagaagaggaggaagaaagtagtggtgctgaggaggaagaggaggagagtagTGAGGAAGAAAAGAGCAAAAAGGAGGAAAGtgaagatgaggaggaagaaggagaagaggaggaagaagaggaagcagGGGAGGAGAGTAGTGCGGAAGAAGAAAGTGAAAAGGGTGAAAGTGAAGCAGAGGAGGAaggagcagaggaggaagaggaggagagtagTGAGGAAGAAGAGAGCGAAAAGGAGGAAAGTGAacaggaggaaggagaagaggaggaagaagaggaaggagaagaggaggggagtgaaaatgaaaagcaggaggaagaagaagaagaagaggaggaagaagaggaaggagaagcagaggaagagagtgttgaggaaaaagagagtgaagaggaggaggagggggaagaagaggaaggagaagcagaggaagagagtgttgaggaaaaagagagtgaagaggaggaggagggagaagaagaagagggggaggagggagaagaagaagaggaggaggagggagaggttgATAACAAAGAAGAggagggtgaagaagaagaagaagaagaagaagaggaggaagaggttgTGAAAAAGCCAGAGTCAGCTGTTGTCCAGAGAGTTGTGTCTGGCAGGAAAGGGAGGTccggggtcaaaggtcaggcaGCGGACGAGTCTGAGGAGTTTTGGGACGACGTGTTGCCGCGGTACCTCAATCTGAAATGA